One window of the Rhinoraja longicauda isolate Sanriku21f chromosome 2, sRhiLon1.1, whole genome shotgun sequence genome contains the following:
- the LOC144603730 gene encoding frizzled-1-like has translation MGRARESMAVCNCFHLDLCKLVSSRWLFVLHLFLQSLGSVRPQGQYNGERGISIPDHGFCQPISIPLCTDIAYNQTIMPNLLGHTNQEDAGLEVHQFYPLVKVQCSPELKFFLCSMYAPVCTVLEQAIPPCRSLCERARQGCEALMNKFGFQWPESLRCENFPIHGSIDLCVGQNKTEKGSPTLDPTQSLPGVGTIRPREYPSRDQFICPRVLKVPTYLNYHFLGEKDCGAPCESSRTNGLMYFSQEELKFARIWIGIWSVLCCASTLFTVLTYLVDMQRFSYPERPIIFLSGCYTMVAIAYIGGFLLEEKVVCNEKFADDGYKTMAQGTKKEGCTILFMMLYFFSMASSIWWVILSLTWFLAAGMKWGHEAIEANSQYFHLAAWAVPAIKTITILAVGQVDGDVLSGVCFVGLNNVDAMRGFVLAPLFVYLFIGTSFLLAGFVSLFRIRTIMKHDGTKTEKLEKLMVRIGIFSVLYTVPATIVIACYFYEQAFREQWERSWVNQACKSYAIPCPRNHQPPMTPDFTVYMIKYLMTLIVGITSGFWIWSGKTLHSWRKFYTRLTNSKQGETTV, from the coding sequence ATGGGAAGAGCCAGGGAAAGTATGGCAGTGTGTAATTGTTTCCATCTGGATTTATGCAAACTTGTGAGCTCTCGGTGGCTGTTTGTGCTCCATCTGTTCCTGCAAAGTTTGGGCTCCGTGCGTCCACAGGGGCAGTACAATGGCGAAAGAGGCATCTCGATCCCTGACCACGGCTTCTGCCAGCCCATCTCGATCCCTCTGTGCACGGACATCGCCTACAACCAGACCATCATGCCGAACTTGCTGGGGCACACCAACCAGGAAGACGCCGGCCTGGAAGTTCACCAGTTCTACCCGCTGGTGAAAGTACAGTGTTCGCCCGAGCTGAAGTTTTTCCTGTGCTCCATGTACGCGCCAGTGTGCACCGTGCTGGAGCAGGCTATCCCCCCGTGTAGGTCGCTGTGCGAGAGGGCCAGGCAGGGCTGCGAGGCGCTCATGAACAAATTCGGCTTCCAGTGGCCCGAGAGTCTCCGTTGTGAAAACTTTCCCATCCACGGATCTATCGACCTGTGCGTCGGGCAGAACAAAACGGAGAAGGGCAGCCCTACCTTGGATCCCACTCAGTCCTTGCCAGGCGTCGGCACCATTCGCCCGCGGGAGTACCCCAGCCGGGACCAGTTTATTTGCCCCCGGGTACTGAAAGTACCCACTTATCTCAACTACCATTTTCTGGGGGAGAAGGATTGTGGCGCTCCTTGCGAGTCTTCCCGAACCAACGGGCTGATGTATTTCAGCCAAGAGGAGCTGAAGTTCGCCCGGATCTGGATCGGCATCTGGTCGGTGCTGTGCTGCGCCTCCACGTTGTTCACGGTGCTCACTTACCTGGTGGACATGCAAAGGTTCAGCTACCCCGAGCGCCCCATCATTTTCCTGTCGGGCTGCTACACTATGGTGGCTATCGCCTACATCGGCGGCTTCCTGCTGGAAGAGAAAGTAGTATGCAACGAGAAGTTTGCCGACGACGGCTACAAAACGATGGCACAGGGCACCAAAAAAGAAGGCTGCACCATTCTCTTCATGATGCTGTACTTCTTCAGCATGGCCAGCTCGATCTGGTGGGTGATCCTATCGCTGACCTGGTTCCTGGCCGCTGGGATGAAGTGGGGTCACGAAGCCATCGAGGCCAACTCCCAGTACTTCCACTTGGCCGCCTGGGCAGTGCCGGCCATCAAGACCATCACCATCCTGGCCGTGGGCCAGGTGGACGGGGACGTGTTGAGCGGGGTCTGCTTCGTGGGACTCAACAACGTGGACGCGATGCGAGGCTTCGTGCTGGCGCCGCTCTTCGTCTACCTGTTTATCGGCACCTCCTTCCTGCTGGCCGGCTTCGTGTCGCTCTTTCGCATCCGGACCATCATGAAGCACGACGGCACCAAGACGGAGAAGCTGGAGAAGCTAATGGTGCGCATCGGCATCTTCAGCGTCCTGTACACTGTGCCCGCCACCATTGTCATCGCCTGCTACTTCTACGAGCAAGCATTCAGGGAGCAGTGGGAGAGGAGCTGGGTCAACCAGGCTTGCAAGAGTTACGCTATTCCCTGCCCTCGGAACCACCAGCCGCCCATGACGCCGGACTTCACCGTCTACATGATCAAATATCTCATGACACTAATAGTGGGCATCACCTCCGGGTTTTGGATCTGGTCCGGTAAGACTTTACATTCATGGCGCAAGTTCTACACTAGACTCACAAACAGTAAGCAAGGAGAGACGACGGTGTGA